A genome region from Setaria italica strain Yugu1 chromosome III, Setaria_italica_v2.0, whole genome shotgun sequence includes the following:
- the LOC101785889 gene encoding probable tyrosine-protein phosphatase At1g05000 produces the protein MILEQVDEEGAGTGLVAPPANFGMVDAGVYRSGFPDAASFGFIRGLGLRSVVYLCPEPYPEPNAAFLKAEGIRLFQFGIEGTKDPYVSIPVDAIVGALRVLLDVRNHPVLIHCKRGKHRTGCLVGSFRKLQNWCLSSVFEEYHRYAAGKSRLSDLRFIESFDVTCMRDCMLRLIYRYHDCLQKSKRLQYDVR, from the exons ATGATCCTGGAGCAGGTCGACGAGGAGGGGGCGGGGACGGGcctggtggcgccgccggccaaCTTCGGGATGGTGGACGCGGGGGTCTACCGCTCGGGCTTCCCCGACGCCGCCAGCTTCGGCTTCATCCGGGGGCTCGGCCTCCGATCCGTCGT GTACCTGTGCCCGGAGCCGTACCCGGAGCCCAACGCCGCGTTCCTCAAGGCCGAGGGGATCCGCCTCTTCCAGTTCGGGATTGAAGGCACCAAG GACCCATACGTGTCCATACCTGTGGATGCCATCGTGGGGGCTCTTAGGGTCTTGCTTG ATGTTAGGAATCACCCAGTTTTAATCCACTGCAAAAGAGGAAAG CACCGCACTGGATGTCTGGTGGGCAGCTTCAGGAAGCTGCAGAATTGGTGCCTATCATCTGTCTTTGAAGAGTACCATCGCTATGCTGCTGGCAAATCCCGCTTGTCAGACCTGAGGTTCATTGAATCCTTCGATGTCACCTGCATGAGGGATTGCATGCTGAGACTCATCTACCGCTACCACGACTGTCTTCAGAAAAGCAAGCGCCTACAGTACGATGTCAGATAG